In a genomic window of Melanotaenia boesemani isolate fMelBoe1 chromosome 1, fMelBoe1.pri, whole genome shotgun sequence:
- the dut gene encoding deoxyuridine 5'-triphosphate nucleotidohydrolase, mitochondrial isoform X1 has protein sequence MQDIGLLCCVIPLPFCSRLRFFRGGASDPIKSTITAREKYKLPPRQWSRCLQEACSLVSFLQPKGFKICLTYLVLLSGFNCAHITNMPALEVADACGISPSKKARTETKPVEERAVLRFAKLSEHATTPTRGSSKAAGYDLYSAYDYSIGPMDKAIVKTDIQIAVPSGYYGRVAPRSGLAAKHFIDVGAGVVDEDYRGNVGVVLFNFNKETFEVKKGDRVAQLVCEKICYPDLVQQETLDETERGAGGFGSTGRN, from the exons ATGCAAGATATTGGTTTGTTGTGTTGCGTAATTCCGCTTCCGTTTTGTAGTAGATTACGTTTTTTTAGAGGAGGAGCCAGTGACCCAATAAAAAGTACTATTACTGCGCGGGAAAAATACAAATTGCCGCCAAGACAGTGGAGCAGATGTTTGCAGGAGGCTTGtagtttagtttcttttttgcaaccaaaaggttttaaaatttgtttaacttATTTAGTTTTACTATCGGGTTTTAATTGTGCACACATTACCAACATGCCTGCCCTAGAAGTTGCAGATGcttgtggaatttctccatccAAGAAGGCAAGGACAGAAACAAAGCCTGTAGAAGAAAGAGCTGTCCTTAGATTCGCTAAACTTTCTGAGCATGCAACAACTCCTACCAGAGGTTCATCTAAAGCAGCAGGTTATGATCTCTACAG TGCATATGACTACTCTATTGGCCCCATGGACAAGGCCATTGTGAAGACAGACATTCAAATAGCAGTTCCAAGTGGCTACTATGGAAGAGTGG CCCCAAGATCTGGACTGGCAGCTAAACACTTCATTGATGTTGGTG CTGGCGTTGTAGATGAGGACTACAGGGGAAACGTTGGTGTTGTGCTCTTTAATTTCAACAAAGAAACATTTGAAG TTAAAAAGGGCGACAGAGTTGCCCAGCTGGTGTGTGAAAAGATCTGTTACCCGGACCTGGTGCAACAGGAG ACACTGGATGAAACGGAGCGTGGTGCTGGAGGATTTGGGTCAACTGGTCGCAACTGA
- the dut gene encoding deoxyuridine 5'-triphosphate nucleotidohydrolase, mitochondrial isoform X2, whose amino-acid sequence MTLLLRLNHLKLCSSLFAAAPRFLGREFHAQMITKNKEVADACGISPSKKARTETKPVEERAVLRFAKLSEHATTPTRGSSKAAGYDLYSAYDYSIGPMDKAIVKTDIQIAVPSGYYGRVAPRSGLAAKHFIDVGAGVVDEDYRGNVGVVLFNFNKETFEVKKGDRVAQLVCEKICYPDLVQQETLDETERGAGGFGSTGRN is encoded by the exons ATGACACTATTGTTAAGGTTAAATCACCTTAAGCTATGTTCGTCGTTATTTGCTGCTGCTCCCCGATTCTTGGGAAGAGAATTTCACGCTCAAATGATCACTAAAAACAAAG AAGTTGCAGATGcttgtggaatttctccatccAAGAAGGCAAGGACAGAAACAAAGCCTGTAGAAGAAAGAGCTGTCCTTAGATTCGCTAAACTTTCTGAGCATGCAACAACTCCTACCAGAGGTTCATCTAAAGCAGCAGGTTATGATCTCTACAG TGCATATGACTACTCTATTGGCCCCATGGACAAGGCCATTGTGAAGACAGACATTCAAATAGCAGTTCCAAGTGGCTACTATGGAAGAGTGG CCCCAAGATCTGGACTGGCAGCTAAACACTTCATTGATGTTGGTG CTGGCGTTGTAGATGAGGACTACAGGGGAAACGTTGGTGTTGTGCTCTTTAATTTCAACAAAGAAACATTTGAAG TTAAAAAGGGCGACAGAGTTGCCCAGCTGGTGTGTGAAAAGATCTGTTACCCGGACCTGGTGCAACAGGAG ACACTGGATGAAACGGAGCGTGGTGCTGGAGGATTTGGGTCAACTGGTCGCAACTGA
- the slc12a1 gene encoding solute carrier family 12 member 1, whose protein sequence is MKKLKSNGMEYNNSAYDSTLDDLPVYEEASGEHRTVRPSAISAFGHDTLDRLPSIDFYRNAGSLSGHRAVRPSLQELHDVFQKNGAISVPDTLQDDGEKSDGVPSEDLESAMPSEDIGLIKFGWIRGVLVRCMLNIWGVMLFIRLSWVFGQAGWGLGIVVICLSCVVTTITGLSMSAICTNGVVRGGGAYYLISRSLGPEFGGSIGLIFAFANAVAVAMYVVGFAETVVDLLKEHATLMVDEINDIRIIGCITVVLLLGISVAGMEWEAKAQIVLLVILLVAIVNMFVGTAIPATKDKKSKGFFSYDSKVFAENFTPDFRDGETFFSVFAIFFPAATGILAGANISGDLRDPQAAIPKGTLLAILITGVTYLGVALCVSATVVRDATGNLTDLITPGIPCNESAVAACQLGYNFSSCITEGGCKFGLMNNFQVMTMVSGFGPLIIAGTFSATLSSALASLVSAPKVFQALCKDNIYKALYFFAKGHGKNNEPIRGYVLTFIISVAFILIGNLNTIAPIISNFFLASYALINFSCFHASYAKSPGWRPAYKYYNMWLSLLGALLCCVVMFVINWWAALLTYGIEILLYVYVTVKKPDVNWGSSTQAVTFVSSVSNALSLAGVEDHVKNFRPQILALTGAVRSRPALLDLAHSFTKNYGLCLTCEVFEGPRSEVFQEINAAMEINQQWLVKTKRKAFYAAVACEKFREGTVSLLQASGLGRMKPNTIMIGFKRNWKTASTDEVQTYVGILHDAFDFEYGTVMLRMNEGLDVSHIVEAEDEMLKAAKEQQALDNEMMNGEKAKGLFRKSRNSSQQVLTTRVSVCSPPSPQVAKMNEKLVEASSQFKKKQPKGTIDVWWLFDDGGLTLLLPYILTTRKKWKDSKLRIFIAGQPGRSELDKEEMKSLLHKFRIKCSDINVIDDIHIKARSDSLKKLDDMIEPFRLHEGSKDFDQAEAMKKVYPWKITDEELSSFEEKTNLQVRLNELLQENSKSANLVIVSMPIARKESVSDFLYMAWLDALTKDLPPTLLIRGNHKSVLTFYS, encoded by the exons ATGAAGAAGTTGAAGTCTAACGGAATGGAGTATAATAACTCCGCTTATGATTCCACTCTGGATGACCTTCCAGTCTATGAGGAAGCCAGTGGGGAGCACCGGACTGTCCGGCCCTCAGCAATCAGTGCCTTTGGTCATGACACTTTAGACCGACTGCCCAGCATTGACTTCTATCGAAATGCAGGCAGTTTGAGTGGTCACCGGGCTGTGCGACCATCCCTGCAGGAGCTTCACGATGTGTTTCAGAAG AACGGAGCGATCTCTGTGCCAGACACACTCCAGGACGATGGAGAAAAGAGCGATGGGGTCCCTTCCGAAGACCTGGAGTCTGCTATGCCCAGTGAAGACATAGGACTAATAAAGTTTGGCTGGATAAGGGGTGTCCTG GTGAGATGTATGCTAAACATCTGGGGTGTCATGCTGTTCATCCGTCTGTCCTGGGTTTTTGGTCAGGCTGGCTGGG GCCTGGGAATTGTGGTAATTTGTCTCAGCTGTGTGGTCACCACCATCACAGGCCTTTCCATGTCAGCCATATGTACAAATGGTGTTGTTAGAGGAG GAGGAGCTTACTATTTGATATCTCGCAGTTTGGGACCAGAGTTTGGCGGGTCAATTGGGCTCATTTTTGCCTTTGCCAATGCAGTGGCTGTGGCCATGTATGTGGTGGGTTTTGCTGAGACAGTGGTCGACTTGCTGAAG GAACATGCCACCCTCATGGTGGATGAAATAAATGATATCAGAATCATCGGATGCATTACGGTGGTGCTGCTCTTGGGCATATCAGTAGCTGGAATGGAGTGGGAGGCAAAG GCACAGATTGTTCTACTGGTTATTCTGCTGGTGGCCATAGTGAATATGTTTGTTGGAACAGCCATTCCTGCAACTAAGGATAAAAAATCCAAAGGCTTTTTTAGTTATGACT caaaagTCTTCGCGGAGAATTTTACGCCAGATTTTAGGGATGGTGAGACATTTTTCTCAGTGTTTGCCATCTTTTTCCCTGCGGCTACGGGAATCCTGGCTGGAGCCAACATCTCTGGAGACTTACGG gacCCCCAAGCTGCCATCCCTAAAGGTACCCTGTTGGCCATCCTGATCACTGGGGTCACCTACCTCGGTGTGGCTCTCTGTGTCT CGGCTACGGTTGTCCGGGATGCCACAGGAAACTTAACTGATCTCATTACTCCAGGAATCCCATGTAATGAATCAGCAGTAGCTGCCTGTCAGTTGGGTTATAATTTTTCTTCCTGCATCACAGAAGGAGGTTGCAAGTTTGGCTTAATGAACAATTTCCAG GTGATGACCATGGTGTCTGGGTTTGGTCCCCTCATCATTGCAGGAACATTCTCAGCCACTCTCTCATCGGCCCTGGCCTCCCTTGTTAGTGCTCCTAAAGTCTTCCAG GCACTGTGTAAAGACAACATCTACAAAGCCCTGTACTTCTTTGCCAAAGGACACGGCAAGAACAACGAGCCAATCCGTGGCTATGTCCTCACATTCATTATTTCTGTGGCCTTCATTCTCATCG GTAATCTCAACACCATTGCGCCTATCATCTCAAACTTCTTCCTTGCATCATATGCTCTCATCAATTTTTCCTGTTTCCATGCATCCTATGCAAAGTCTCCAG GTTGGAGACCAGCTTATAAATACTACAACATGTGGCTATCTCTGCTGGGtgctctgctctgctgtgttgTTATGTTTGTTATCAACTGGTGGGCTGCTCTGCTCACGTACGGGATTGAAATCCTCCTCTATGTGTATGTCACAGTCAAGAAGCCCG ATGTGAACTGGGGTTCGTCCACACAGGCGGTGACATTTGTGAGCTCAGTCAGCAATGCTCTATCTCTCGCAGGTGTAGAGGATCATGTCAAGAACTTCAG ACCTCAGATCTTAGCTCTAACAGGGGCAGTGCGGTCCAGACCAGCCCTCTTAGACCTGGCTCACTCCTTCACAAAAAACTATGGACTCTGCCTCACTTGTGAAGTTTTTGAG GGCCCCAGGTCAGAGGTCTTTCAAGAGATAAATGCTGCGATGGAGATAAACCAACAATGGCTCGTGAAGACCAAACGCAAGGCCTTTTATGCTGCTGTGGCCTGTGAGAAATTCAGAGAAGGGACTGTGAGCCTGTTGCAG GCTTCTGGTCTTGGCCGTATGAAGCCAAACACAATAATGATAGGTTTCAAAAGAAACTGGAAGACAGCAAGCACAGATGAAGTGCAGACTTATGTGGGAATACTACA CGATGCCTTTGACTTTGAGTATGGCACAGTGATGCTGAGGATGAATGAGGGCCTGGATGTGTCGCATATTGTTGAGGCAGAAG ATGAGATGCTGAAGGCAGCGAAGGAACAGCAGGCTTTGGATAATGAGATGATGAACGGAGAGAAAGCAAAAGGACTTTTCAGGAAGTCCAGGAATTCATCTCAGCAAGTCCTCACAACACGAG tgTCAGTGTGCAGTCCTCCATCTCCGCAGGTTGCCAAGATGAATGAGAAGCTGGTGGAGGCCAGTTCTCAGTTTAAGAAGAAACAGCCTAAAGGCACTATTGATGTGTGGTGGTTATTTGATGATGGAG GTCTTACCCTTCTGCTTCCCTACATCCTCACCACCAGGAAGAAGTGGAAAGACTCCAAATTAAGAATCTTCATTGCAGGACAGCCTGGACGCAGTGAGCTGGATAAAGAGGA GATGAAGTCTTTGCTGCataaattcagaattaaatgCAGTGACATTAATGTCATTGATGACATCCACATCAAAGCACGCTCTGACAG CTTGAAAAAGTTAGATGACATGATTGAGCCTTTCCGTCTACATGAGGGGTCTAAAGACTTTGATCAGGCTGAAGCCATGAAGAAAGTGTATCCTTGGAAAATCACTGATGAAGAGCTGAGCAGCTTCGAGGAGAAG ACCAACCTCCAAGTACGACTCAATGAGCTCCTTCAGGAAAACTCCAAGTCAGCCAACCTAGTCATTGT GAGCATGCCTATCGCTCGTAAGGAATCAGTTTCTGATTTCCTGTACATGGCCTGGCTGGATGCTTTGACCAAAGACCTTCCACCCACTCTGCTCATCAGAGGCAACCACAAGAGTGTGCTTACTTTCTACTCATGA